From Synoicihabitans lomoniglobus, the proteins below share one genomic window:
- a CDS encoding putative Na+/H+ antiporter, translating into MPARLSSFRSVFISLLLVGLAATVSAAGGGDGSHGADLNFPLPLEQYGDHETTSVIETLKGRIAAEPFNLVATVIFLLAIFHTFLTAKFRHWAHEVEHEHNEKLKARYRDPETDYDGDGKPDEVSFKGQMLHFLGEVEAVFGIWAVVLLVALSIEKGWDTALGYIDQGVNFTEPMFVVVIMAMASSRPVLRFARFCLSAVASLGKRSVAAWWLSILIVGPLLGSFITEPAAMTISALLLARQFYELKPSLRFAYASIGLLFVNVSVGGTFTHFAAPPVLMVAGPWGWDMPYMFEHFGWKALIGILISTGIYYAIFRGEFAEMDKRAKAAANSETRSRDGEPVPAWITTVQMVFMAWTVFVAHHPALFIGGFLFFLAFAQATAHHQAKIDLKPPLLVGFFLAGLVTHGGLQGWWIAPVLKSLGEVPLFAGATILTAFNDNAAITYLATLVPGFTEELKYAVVAGAVTGGGLTVIANAPNPAGQSILQRYFPSGVSPLGLLAGAVLPTIVMSACFLLLGTI; encoded by the coding sequence ATGCCTGCACGGTTGTCATCTTTTCGTTCCGTTTTCATCAGTCTGTTGTTGGTCGGTTTGGCGGCCACGGTCTCCGCGGCGGGAGGCGGCGACGGTTCGCATGGGGCGGATCTTAATTTCCCGCTGCCGCTGGAGCAGTATGGGGATCACGAGACCACCAGTGTGATTGAAACCTTGAAAGGACGCATCGCGGCGGAGCCGTTCAACCTGGTTGCAACGGTCATTTTCCTGCTCGCGATTTTCCATACGTTTCTCACGGCGAAATTCCGGCATTGGGCCCACGAGGTGGAGCACGAGCACAACGAAAAACTGAAAGCGCGTTATCGTGATCCCGAGACCGATTACGATGGGGACGGCAAACCCGATGAAGTGAGTTTCAAGGGCCAAATGTTGCACTTCCTGGGCGAAGTGGAAGCGGTGTTTGGCATTTGGGCGGTGGTGCTTTTGGTCGCGTTGTCGATTGAAAAGGGCTGGGACACGGCGCTCGGCTACATCGACCAGGGGGTCAATTTTACCGAGCCGATGTTCGTGGTGGTGATCATGGCCATGGCCTCTTCGCGCCCGGTGCTGCGATTCGCGCGGTTCTGTCTTTCGGCGGTGGCGTCACTCGGAAAGCGATCCGTGGCGGCCTGGTGGTTATCGATTCTGATCGTGGGACCGTTGCTGGGTTCATTCATCACAGAGCCCGCTGCCATGACGATTTCGGCCCTGTTGCTGGCGCGTCAATTCTATGAGCTGAAGCCGTCCTTGCGGTTCGCCTATGCGTCCATCGGTTTGTTATTCGTCAACGTATCGGTGGGCGGCACGTTCACCCATTTCGCGGCGCCGCCCGTGCTGATGGTCGCGGGACCGTGGGGCTGGGACATGCCCTACATGTTTGAGCATTTCGGGTGGAAGGCATTGATCGGCATCCTGATTTCCACCGGTATTTACTACGCGATCTTCCGTGGTGAATTCGCCGAAATGGACAAGCGAGCCAAGGCGGCCGCGAACAGCGAAACCCGTTCCCGCGACGGTGAGCCGGTGCCGGCTTGGATCACGACGGTGCAGATGGTCTTCATGGCATGGACGGTGTTTGTGGCGCATCATCCGGCGCTGTTCATCGGTGGCTTTTTGTTCTTCCTGGCATTTGCCCAGGCGACGGCCCACCACCAAGCCAAAATCGATCTGAAACCACCGCTGTTGGTGGGCTTTTTCCTCGCGGGTCTGGTCACGCACGGTGGTTTGCAAGGTTGGTGGATTGCGCCGGTGCTGAAGAGTCTCGGCGAAGTGCCCTTGTTTGCCGGGGCGACGATTCTCACCGCGTTCAATGACAATGCCGCCATCACCTATTTGGCGACCTTGGTGCCGGGCTTCACGGAGGAACTCAAATACGCCGTGGTGGCGGGGGCGGTGACCGGCGGCGGTTTGACCGTGATCGCCAACGCGCCGAATCCGGCGGGCCAATCGATCCTGCAACGTTACTTCCCGTCGGGGGTCTCGCCACTCGGACTGTTGGCCGGTGCGGTGTTGCCGACCATCGTGATGTCGGCCTGCTTCCTCTTGCTGGGAACGATTTGA
- a CDS encoding HAD-IB family phosphatase: MSNPAPRLIVFDCDSTLSAIEGVDELARVRGPEVFAQVEAMTHDAMDGRLAVEAVFGRRLEIIQPSAADVAAVGQRYIETVEPTALATLQALRAKGWTPLILSGGFRPAIRPLADFLEIDRVEAVDLYFDAAGEYTGYATDYPTTRSGGKPEVIRQLKTALAPARIVMVGDGVSDLETKPEVDMFVGYGAYVARDKVKAGADHFITRLVDLVALLD, from the coding sequence GTGTCCAACCCTGCTCCCCGCCTCATTGTTTTCGACTGCGACAGCACCCTCAGCGCGATCGAGGGTGTGGATGAACTCGCCCGCGTGCGTGGACCCGAGGTGTTTGCCCAAGTCGAGGCCATGACCCATGACGCCATGGACGGCCGCCTCGCCGTCGAGGCCGTGTTCGGGCGTCGCTTGGAGATCATCCAACCGTCGGCGGCGGATGTCGCCGCGGTGGGACAGCGATACATCGAGACGGTTGAGCCCACGGCGCTGGCCACGTTGCAGGCCTTGCGCGCCAAAGGGTGGACTCCGCTCATCCTTAGCGGTGGATTTCGCCCGGCGATCCGACCGCTGGCGGATTTCTTGGAGATCGATCGCGTCGAGGCGGTGGATCTTTATTTCGATGCGGCGGGCGAATATACGGGCTATGCCACCGATTATCCGACGACGCGTTCCGGCGGTAAGCCGGAGGTGATCCGTCAGTTGAAAACGGCGTTGGCTCCGGCTCGTATCGTGATGGTGGGGGATGGGGTAAGTGATTTGGAAACCAAACCCGAGGTGGATATGTTTGTAGGCTACGGGGCCTATGTGGCGCGGGATAAAGTGAAGGCGGGAGCGGATCACTTTATCACGCGCTTGGTCGATCTCGTGGCGTTGCTGGACTAA
- a CDS encoding type B 50S ribosomal protein L31, producing MKAEGHPSLNNVCFVDVATGKKFLTRSALKSSRKETIDGVEYQVVVRDVTSDSHPAYTGEKRLVDTAGRIEKFSNKFKRVRGAK from the coding sequence GTGAAAGCTGAAGGCCATCCCTCACTCAACAACGTCTGCTTCGTCGACGTTGCCACGGGCAAGAAATTCCTGACCCGCTCCGCCCTCAAGTCCTCCCGCAAGGAGACCATTGACGGCGTCGAATACCAAGTTGTCGTGCGCGACGTCACCAGCGACTCGCATCCCGCCTACACCGGCGAGAAGCGTCTCGTCGACACCGCCGGCCGCATCGAGAAGTTCTCGAACAAGTTCAAGCGCGTCCGCGGCGCCAAGTAA
- the ykgO gene encoding type B 50S ribosomal protein L36 translates to MKVVSSIKSAKKRHPACQVVRRKGRIYVINKVEPRFKARQG, encoded by the coding sequence ATGAAAGTCGTCTCCTCAATCAAATCCGCCAAGAAGCGCCATCCGGCCTGCCAAGTTGTTCGCCGCAAGGGCCGCATCTACGTGATCAACAAGGTCGAGCCTCGTTTCAAGGCTCGCCAAGGTTAA
- a CDS encoding phospho-sugar mutase yields the protein MSHLDQIKAAGDAGKLLPSAVENISTWLDADLPAWVGESIGELVQQEAWDELNDRFYRYLAFGTGGMRGRTIGRVVTSVEAGTLGPQGTPTHAAAGCNVLNDFTLVRAVVGLFRYVSAHLAAQDRSEVPTIVIAHDVRHFSRHFCELAASTWIQLGGNAFIFDGPRSTPQLSFSVRWLGAHTGVVITASHNPPHDNGFKAYFEDGAQVVPPHDKGIVDQVNAVPLNALSTYLDVSADRVVTLGRPADDAYLAAAAKAAIDPDIFKKTDLGLGFTNIHGVGGVSSVPLLAHAGCRVCEVPEQSGFDPRFPTVKSPNPENAEALKLAIELAEKKDLDVIVATDPDCDRMGCAVRGADGAMHLLTGNQIGALLADYRIGKYKELGWIPAEGSEHVAMIKTFVTSPLQDAIGRGHGVKVINTLTGFKWIAAKMRVYEEQLTAAMLAEGVGLDYDATPFEARAKLLQKHSTFYAFGTEESYGYLPNDYVRDKDGNAACLMFAEFCAAVKASGETVLDRLDALYRQHGYFLEGTINLYYEGATGADKIARILSTYRDNPPTEFGGVAVSKFEDFGVMDIRDADDELIPKQDLYLVSMANGYSFAARGSGTEPKMKFYVFANAPVGEGTDLEVVKTEVAAELDRIKSAIESDAKLRADG from the coding sequence ATGAGCCATCTCGACCAAATCAAAGCTGCCGGAGACGCCGGCAAGTTACTGCCGTCCGCCGTTGAAAACATCTCAACCTGGCTCGATGCCGATCTCCCGGCATGGGTGGGCGAGAGCATCGGTGAACTCGTTCAACAAGAGGCGTGGGACGAGTTGAACGACCGTTTCTATCGCTACCTTGCCTTTGGCACGGGTGGCATGCGTGGTCGCACGATCGGACGCGTCGTGACCTCGGTCGAAGCCGGCACGCTCGGCCCCCAAGGCACGCCGACGCACGCGGCGGCGGGTTGCAATGTGCTCAATGATTTCACGCTGGTGCGAGCGGTCGTGGGATTGTTTCGCTACGTCAGCGCCCATCTTGCGGCGCAGGACCGGTCGGAGGTGCCGACCATCGTCATCGCGCACGACGTGCGTCATTTCTCCCGCCACTTTTGCGAACTCGCCGCGTCGACCTGGATTCAACTCGGCGGCAACGCATTCATTTTCGACGGCCCGCGTTCGACCCCGCAGCTCAGCTTCAGCGTGCGTTGGCTCGGCGCGCACACCGGCGTGGTGATCACGGCCAGCCACAACCCACCGCACGACAACGGATTCAAAGCCTACTTTGAAGACGGCGCGCAGGTCGTGCCGCCGCACGACAAGGGCATCGTCGATCAGGTCAACGCCGTGCCGCTCAACGCCCTGTCGACTTACCTCGACGTCTCCGCCGATCGGGTCGTGACGTTGGGGCGTCCAGCGGACGACGCCTATCTCGCGGCCGCCGCCAAAGCCGCGATCGATCCCGACATCTTCAAAAAAACGGACCTCGGTCTGGGCTTCACCAACATTCACGGCGTTGGAGGGGTCTCCTCGGTGCCTTTGTTGGCCCACGCGGGTTGCCGGGTTTGCGAAGTGCCGGAACAGAGCGGATTCGATCCACGTTTTCCGACCGTCAAATCGCCCAACCCGGAAAATGCCGAGGCGCTCAAACTCGCCATCGAACTGGCGGAAAAGAAGGACCTCGACGTCATCGTCGCGACCGACCCCGATTGTGATCGCATGGGCTGCGCGGTGCGCGGCGCTGATGGTGCCATGCACCTGCTCACCGGCAACCAGATCGGGGCATTGCTCGCTGACTACCGGATCGGCAAATACAAGGAACTGGGCTGGATTCCTGCCGAAGGTTCCGAGCACGTCGCGATGATCAAAACGTTTGTGACCTCACCGCTGCAGGACGCGATTGGTCGCGGGCATGGTGTGAAGGTCATCAATACCCTCACCGGTTTCAAATGGATCGCCGCCAAGATGCGTGTTTACGAGGAGCAACTCACGGCGGCCATGCTGGCCGAGGGCGTGGGTCTGGATTACGACGCGACGCCGTTTGAAGCCCGGGCAAAGTTGCTGCAAAAACACAGCACCTTTTACGCGTTCGGCACCGAGGAAAGTTACGGCTACCTGCCCAACGACTACGTGCGCGACAAGGACGGCAACGCGGCCTGCCTCATGTTTGCCGAGTTCTGTGCGGCGGTGAAAGCCAGCGGCGAAACCGTGCTCGACCGCCTCGACGCGTTGTATAGGCAACACGGTTACTTCCTCGAAGGCACGATCAATCTTTACTACGAAGGGGCCACCGGCGCGGACAAGATTGCCCGCATTCTGTCGACTTACCGCGACAACCCGCCGACCGAGTTCGGCGGCGTGGCCGTCTCGAAATTTGAGGATTTTGGCGTGATGGATATCCGCGACGCCGACGACGAACTGATCCCCAAGCAGGACCTTTACCTCGTGAGCATGGCCAACGGCTACTCGTTCGCGGCGCGGGGCAGTGGCACGGAGCCGAAGATGAAGTTCTACGTCTTCGCCAACGCTCCGGTGGGCGAGGGCACCGATCTGGAGGTTGTAAAAACCGAGGTCGCGGCGGAGCTCGATCGCATCAAATCCGCCATCGAATCCGACGCCAAACTACGCGCCGACGGCTGA
- a CDS encoding UDPGP type 1 family protein — MTPNERISAFEAAGQGQVFKFFSTLSPDEQAHLLGQAEEIDLEEIARLKRDLIDGGAEGGLDLAALSPAPYEPLPDQGGDATAWATALQTGETALRAGRVAAFTVAGGQGTRLGYNGPKGTFPVTPVRKKTLFQVFAEKIAAAGQRYGCEIPWLIMTSHQNHEATEAFFAENENFGLADGQVRFFRQGRMPAVDGDGKIMLEAKGSIAMSPDGHGGSLRALDRSGALDFLAERGVDTISYFQVDNPLVRCIDPAFLGWHLERRSQMSSKMVPKAYAGEKVGHFCVQDGRSVVVEYSDLPAEVQEQTDPTTGELLYKAGSIAIHVLDREFVRGLARGGGGAALPFHLANKKIPTIDEAGEAVDPTSPNGIKFEMFVFDALPFAENPVVIETKRANDFSPVKNAEGVDSPATSRDDQLRQFARWANAAGADLATDESGLPEIVFEVAPSFGYDEASFADAWAAADPKPVISAGTVLE; from the coding sequence ATGACTCCGAACGAACGTATTTCCGCTTTCGAAGCCGCCGGCCAAGGCCAGGTCTTCAAGTTTTTCTCCACTTTGTCTCCCGATGAGCAGGCTCACCTGCTGGGGCAGGCCGAGGAAATCGATCTGGAGGAGATCGCCCGGCTGAAGCGGGACCTGATCGATGGCGGCGCGGAAGGTGGTCTCGATTTGGCTGCGCTCTCGCCCGCTCCCTACGAACCTTTGCCGGACCAAGGGGGGGATGCGACGGCGTGGGCGACGGCATTGCAAACCGGAGAGACGGCGCTGCGAGCCGGTCGCGTGGCCGCGTTTACGGTCGCGGGTGGTCAGGGCACCCGACTCGGTTATAACGGGCCCAAAGGCACATTTCCGGTCACGCCCGTGCGAAAGAAAACCCTCTTTCAGGTGTTTGCCGAAAAAATCGCCGCGGCCGGCCAACGCTACGGCTGCGAGATCCCGTGGTTGATCATGACCAGTCACCAGAATCACGAAGCGACCGAAGCGTTTTTTGCCGAAAACGAGAATTTCGGGCTGGCGGATGGTCAGGTGCGTTTTTTCCGCCAAGGCCGTATGCCGGCCGTGGATGGCGACGGGAAGATCATGCTCGAAGCCAAAGGCAGTATCGCCATGTCACCCGATGGTCACGGCGGATCCCTGCGGGCGCTGGATCGGAGTGGCGCGCTCGATTTTCTGGCCGAACGGGGCGTGGACACGATCAGCTATTTTCAGGTCGATAATCCGCTGGTGCGTTGCATCGATCCTGCCTTTCTCGGCTGGCACCTCGAGCGACGTTCGCAGATGTCGAGCAAGATGGTGCCGAAGGCCTATGCCGGTGAAAAAGTCGGACATTTCTGCGTGCAGGACGGGCGTTCCGTTGTCGTCGAATATTCGGATTTACCGGCAGAGGTGCAGGAGCAAACCGATCCGACCACGGGAGAGTTGCTCTACAAGGCGGGCAGTATTGCGATTCACGTGCTCGATCGCGAATTTGTGCGAGGACTGGCGCGGGGGGGCGGCGGCGCGGCGCTGCCATTCCACTTGGCGAACAAAAAGATTCCCACCATCGACGAGGCCGGCGAAGCGGTGGATCCGACTTCGCCCAACGGCATTAAATTTGAGATGTTTGTATTCGATGCGCTGCCGTTCGCCGAGAACCCCGTGGTGATCGAAACCAAGCGCGCCAACGATTTTTCGCCGGTCAAAAACGCGGAAGGCGTCGATTCTCCGGCGACGAGTCGCGACGATCAGCTCCGTCAATTCGCGCGTTGGGCCAACGCCGCCGGGGCCGACCTCGCGACCGATGAATCCGGCCTGCCGGAAATCGTTTTCGAAGTCGCGCCTTCGTTTGGCTACGACGAAGCGTCGTTCGCGGACGCGTGGGCCGCCGCCGATCCGAAACCGGTCATCAGCGCTGGCACGGTGCTGGAATGA